The following coding sequences are from one Pseudonocardia sp. HH130630-07 window:
- the glgX gene encoding glycogen debranching protein GlgX, producing MPVFPLGAHPDDHGTRFAVASTSAETIEVCLVDGEPGALTERRVELCEHTFGVWHGHVPGVRAGQRYGFRAHGPYRPFDGLRSNPHKILVDPYARQVTGSVTDVVAARGWHGDPMSGRPSTVDSLGSVPLSVVTGGEPGPRPPRPDVPWSETVVSELHVRGWTRLHPEVPEPHRGTYLGLAHPAVVAHLQRTGITAVELLPVQASAPEPSLLERGASNYWGYATLGFLAPHPGYAAVPGNERVEFRYLVDTLHAAGIEVICDIVPNHTCEGGVGGTTLSYRGLDAPAYYSLGGSGHDADITGTGNTLDAGSPTVIRLVCDAMRHWVHAYGVDGFRIDLASVLGRPRSGPFSPDSALLTAIAQDPTLSTCKLIAEPWDATGEGYRVGGFGVAWSEWNGRYRDAVRDFWRGHGGVAELASRLTGSSDIYALSGRRPWASVNFVTAHDGFTLRDLVSYERKHNEGNGENNRDGTDDNRSQNLGVEGETDDAGVRTARLATARAMMATLLLSIGTPMITGGDERWRTQGGNNNAYCRDDETSWVDWTATDETAAMEAFTARVAALRRESPVLHRDQFYVDGEVLWWDPSGRPMEPGDWHDGGRQTLVVLLADYWLLLLHAGAGPVDCRLPTEHGFDPVLDSTTDDGAPADPGALPAGGTVVLPPRSVQLFRSR from the coding sequence GTGCCTGTCTTCCCTCTCGGTGCCCACCCCGACGACCACGGGACCCGCTTCGCGGTCGCCTCCACCAGCGCGGAGACCATCGAGGTCTGCCTGGTCGACGGCGAACCCGGGGCGCTCACCGAGCGCCGGGTCGAGCTGTGCGAACACACCTTCGGCGTCTGGCACGGGCACGTGCCCGGCGTCCGCGCCGGCCAGCGCTACGGGTTCCGCGCGCACGGGCCCTACCGGCCGTTCGACGGTCTGCGCAGCAACCCGCACAAGATCCTCGTCGACCCGTACGCGCGGCAGGTGACCGGCTCGGTGACCGACGTGGTCGCCGCCCGCGGCTGGCACGGCGACCCCATGTCCGGACGGCCGAGCACGGTGGACTCGCTCGGCAGCGTGCCGCTGTCGGTCGTCACCGGTGGCGAGCCGGGCCCGCGCCCGCCGCGACCGGACGTGCCGTGGTCGGAGACCGTCGTCTCCGAGCTGCACGTCCGCGGCTGGACGCGGCTGCACCCCGAGGTGCCCGAGCCGCACCGGGGCACCTACCTCGGCCTGGCCCACCCGGCCGTCGTCGCGCACCTGCAGCGCACCGGGATCACCGCCGTCGAGCTGCTGCCGGTCCAGGCGAGCGCCCCCGAGCCGTCGCTGCTGGAGCGGGGCGCGTCGAACTACTGGGGCTACGCCACCCTCGGGTTCCTCGCCCCGCACCCCGGCTACGCGGCCGTCCCGGGCAACGAGCGCGTCGAGTTCCGCTACCTGGTCGACACCCTGCACGCGGCCGGGATCGAGGTCATCTGCGACATCGTGCCCAACCACACCTGCGAGGGCGGGGTCGGCGGCACCACGCTGTCCTACCGCGGGCTGGACGCCCCGGCGTACTACTCGCTGGGTGGCTCCGGGCACGACGCGGACATCACCGGCACCGGCAACACCCTCGACGCCGGCTCGCCGACGGTGATCCGGCTGGTCTGCGACGCGATGCGGCACTGGGTGCACGCCTACGGCGTCGACGGGTTCCGGATCGACCTCGCCTCGGTGCTGGGCCGGCCGCGCTCGGGACCGTTCTCCCCGGACTCGGCTCTGCTCACCGCGATCGCCCAGGACCCGACGCTGTCGACCTGCAAGCTCATCGCCGAGCCGTGGGACGCGACCGGCGAGGGCTACCGGGTCGGCGGGTTCGGCGTCGCCTGGTCGGAGTGGAACGGCCGCTACCGCGACGCCGTGCGCGACTTCTGGCGCGGCCACGGCGGCGTCGCCGAGCTCGCGTCCCGGCTGACCGGCAGCTCCGACATCTACGCGCTGTCCGGGCGCCGGCCGTGGGCGTCGGTCAACTTCGTCACCGCGCACGACGGCTTCACACTGCGCGATCTCGTCTCCTACGAGCGCAAGCACAACGAGGGCAACGGCGAGAACAACCGGGACGGCACCGACGACAACCGGTCGCAGAACCTCGGCGTCGAGGGCGAGACCGACGACGCGGGCGTCCGCACCGCCCGGCTCGCGACCGCGCGGGCGATGATGGCGACCCTGCTGCTGTCGATCGGCACGCCGATGATCACCGGCGGCGACGAGCGCTGGCGCACCCAGGGCGGGAACAACAACGCCTACTGCCGCGACGACGAGACGTCCTGGGTGGACTGGACGGCCACCGACGAGACCGCGGCCATGGAGGCGTTCACCGCCCGGGTCGCGGCGCTGCGCCGGGAGTCACCGGTGCTGCACCGCGACCAGTTCTACGTCGACGGCGAGGTGCTCTGGTGGGACCCGTCCGGGCGGCCGATGGAGCCGGGCGACTGGCACGACGGCGGCCGGCAGACCCTCGTCGTGCTGCTCGCCGACTACTGGCTGCTGCTGCTGCACGCCGGGGCGGGGCCGGTGGACTGCCGGCTGCCGACCGAGCACGGCTTCGACCCGGTGCTGGACTCGACCACCGACGACGGCGCGCCCGCCGACCCCGGCGCCCTCCCGGCCGGCGGGACGGTCGTCCTGCCCCCGCGCTCGGTGCAGCTGTTCCGCAGCCGCTGA
- the glgP gene encoding alpha-glucan family phosphorylase, with protein sequence MRALRRFTVRAQLPGPLAPLQTLATNLRWTWHAPTRDLFASLDPGVWQACGQDPVRLLGEIPNSRLAELAADETVAAQVAELSADLDRYLTEPRWYSAAGDGDGAAAGLPSAIAYFSMEFGVSEVLPNYSGGLGVLAGDHLKAASDLGVPLVAVGLLYRSGYFRQSLSLDGWQLEHYPAIDPQGLPLQLLTEGGPGADGPPVLVEVAMPGDRTLHARVWLARVGRVPLLLLDSDIEENTVDNTDGADLRGVTDRLYGGDQDHRIRQEILIGVGGVGGVRAVRAFCRATGHPAPAVFHTNEGHAGFLGLERIRELCTGSAVASNGAGPSSSSAATVSGAGLGFDEALAAVRAGTVFTTHTPVPAGIDRFGLDLVRHYLTDRLLPGLPPERVLALGAEEDPATFNMAHMGLRLAQRANGVSQLHGRVSREMFGAMWSGFDRDEVPIGSVTNGVHGHTWESDQVTALIGPPEEPVAAVADADLWALRNTLRSRLVDEVRRRVRAAWLERGAAEPELGWTGHVFDRDVLTVGFARRVPTYKRLTLMLRDPERLRGLLLDPHRPVQLIVAGKSHPADDGGKALIQQIVRFADDAGVRHRIVFLPDYDMSMARYLYWGCDVWLNNPLRPLEACGTSGMKSALNGGLNLSIRDGWWDEFYDGSGGWAIPTADGVEDPTRRDDLEANALYELLATQVGPAFYDRVDGVPPRWVEMVRHTLTTLRPKVQATRMVREYVQDWYAPAARAAAGDYAAARDVARYRARLDEAWDRVRITGVDVTGLPDTPVVGAPMTVRAGVELAGLEPSDVAVQAVVGRVDDADELADPVAAAMEHRGDGTWEVAVPLPHAGLTGYTVRVLPAHPHLASSVELGRIVLAG encoded by the coding sequence GTGAGAGCCCTCCGCAGATTCACCGTGCGTGCCCAGCTCCCCGGCCCGCTCGCCCCGCTGCAGACACTGGCCACGAACCTGCGGTGGACGTGGCACGCCCCCACCAGGGACCTGTTCGCCTCGCTCGACCCCGGTGTCTGGCAGGCGTGCGGGCAGGACCCGGTCCGGCTGCTGGGCGAGATCCCGAACTCCCGGCTCGCCGAGCTGGCCGCCGACGAGACGGTCGCCGCGCAGGTCGCGGAGCTGTCCGCGGACCTCGACCGCTACCTCACCGAGCCCCGCTGGTACTCCGCCGCCGGGGACGGTGACGGGGCGGCGGCCGGCCTGCCCTCGGCGATCGCCTACTTCTCGATGGAGTTCGGGGTCTCCGAGGTGCTGCCGAACTACTCCGGTGGCCTCGGCGTGCTCGCCGGGGACCACCTGAAGGCGGCGTCGGACCTGGGGGTCCCGCTGGTCGCGGTCGGCCTGCTCTACCGGTCCGGCTACTTCCGGCAGTCGCTGTCGCTGGACGGCTGGCAGCTGGAGCACTACCCGGCGATCGACCCGCAGGGGCTGCCGCTGCAGCTGCTCACCGAGGGCGGTCCCGGCGCCGACGGCCCGCCGGTGCTGGTCGAGGTCGCGATGCCCGGTGACCGGACGCTGCACGCCCGGGTCTGGCTGGCCCGGGTCGGGCGGGTGCCGCTGTTGCTGCTGGACTCCGACATCGAAGAGAACACGGTGGACAACACGGACGGGGCCGACCTGCGGGGCGTCACCGACCGGCTCTACGGCGGCGACCAGGACCACCGGATCCGGCAGGAGATCCTGATCGGGGTCGGCGGGGTCGGCGGGGTCCGCGCGGTGCGGGCGTTCTGCCGGGCCACCGGGCACCCGGCCCCGGCGGTGTTCCACACCAACGAGGGCCACGCCGGGTTCCTCGGGCTGGAACGGATCCGCGAGCTGTGCACCGGGTCGGCGGTGGCCTCCAACGGGGCCGGGCCGTCGTCCAGCTCGGCGGCGACGGTCTCCGGTGCCGGGCTCGGGTTCGACGAGGCGCTCGCCGCGGTCCGCGCCGGCACCGTCTTCACCACCCACACCCCGGTCCCGGCCGGGATCGACCGGTTCGGCCTGGACCTGGTCCGGCACTACCTGACCGACCGGCTGCTGCCGGGGCTGCCGCCGGAGCGGGTGCTCGCGCTCGGTGCCGAGGAGGACCCGGCCACCTTCAACATGGCGCACATGGGCCTGCGGCTGGCCCAGCGGGCGAACGGCGTCTCGCAGCTGCACGGCCGCGTCTCCCGGGAGATGTTCGGCGCGATGTGGTCCGGTTTCGACCGCGACGAGGTGCCGATCGGCTCGGTGACCAACGGCGTGCACGGCCACACCTGGGAGTCCGACCAGGTCACCGCGCTCATCGGCCCGCCGGAGGAGCCGGTCGCCGCCGTCGCCGACGCCGATCTCTGGGCGCTGCGCAACACCCTGCGCTCCCGCCTGGTCGACGAGGTCCGGCGCCGGGTCCGGGCGGCCTGGCTGGAGCGCGGCGCGGCCGAGCCGGAGCTGGGCTGGACCGGCCACGTGTTCGACCGGGACGTGCTGACCGTCGGGTTCGCCCGGCGGGTGCCCACCTACAAGCGGCTCACCCTGATGCTGCGCGACCCGGAGCGGCTGCGCGGGCTGCTGCTCGACCCGCACCGGCCGGTGCAGCTGATCGTCGCCGGCAAGTCGCACCCCGCCGACGACGGCGGCAAGGCACTCATCCAGCAGATCGTCCGGTTCGCCGACGACGCCGGCGTCCGGCACCGGATCGTCTTCCTGCCCGACTACGACATGTCGATGGCCCGGTACCTCTACTGGGGCTGCGACGTGTGGCTCAACAACCCGCTGCGCCCGCTGGAGGCGTGCGGCACGTCCGGGATGAAGTCGGCCCTCAACGGCGGGCTCAACCTCTCGATCCGGGACGGCTGGTGGGACGAGTTCTACGACGGCTCCGGTGGCTGGGCGATCCCGACCGCGGACGGCGTCGAGGACCCGACCCGGCGCGACGACCTGGAGGCGAACGCGCTCTACGAGCTGCTCGCGACCCAGGTGGGCCCGGCGTTCTACGACCGGGTCGACGGCGTCCCGCCGCGCTGGGTGGAGATGGTGCGGCACACGCTGACCACGCTGCGGCCCAAGGTGCAGGCGACCCGGATGGTCCGCGAGTACGTGCAGGACTGGTACGCCCCGGCGGCGCGGGCCGCGGCCGGGGACTACGCCGCGGCCCGGGACGTCGCCCGGTACCGGGCCCGGCTGGACGAGGCGTGGGACCGGGTGCGGATCACCGGCGTCGACGTGACCGGGCTGCCCGACACCCCGGTCGTCGGGGCGCCGATGACGGTGCGGGCCGGGGTGGAGCTGGCCGGGCTGGAGCCGTCGGACGTGGCGGTCCAGGCCGTCGTGGGCCGGGTGGACGACGCCGACGAGCTCGCCGACCCGGTCGCCGCGGCGATGGAGCACCGCGGCGACGGGACCTGGGAGGTCGCGGTCCCGCTGCCGCACGCCGGGCTCACCGGGTACACGGTGCGGGTACTGCCCGCGCACCCGCACCTGGCCTCGTCGGTGGAGCTGGGACGGATCGTGCTGGCCGGCTGA
- a CDS encoding alpha-1,4-glucan--maltose-1-phosphate maltosyltransferase: MTGRLGIDDVTPYVETGDPSKAVVDEVVPIRATVWREGHDAVAANVVLTPLGPDGEPGESRYVRMRPEGTGTDRFVAFVAPDTEGRWTFRVDAWSDPWATWRSGIEKKIEAGQGPDELANDLEVGARLLSRVGRRPAEQDTRDLLLGAANALRDTALPLRARVAPALFEAVVTIMTERPVRELITHGPQREIHVDRRRALFGSWYEFFPRSTGGRDETGRPVHGTLATSSKELDRVARMGFDVVYLPPIHPVGTVHRKGRNNSVHAEPGDVGSPWAIGSAAGGHDAIDPELGDFADFDAFVARANELGLDVALDLALQCAPDHPWVTEHPEWFTVRPDGTIAYAENPPKRYQDIYPLNFDRDPDGIYAECLRVALKWVEHGVTIFRVDNPHTKPPNFWHWLIWEIKRRHPEVLFLAEAFTRPARLFGLARLGFSQSYTYFTWRTEKEELADFATMHAEHADECRPNVFTNTPDILHESLQTGGPAMFAIRATLAATMSPTWGVYSGFELYEGTPVKPGSEEYLDSEKYELRPRDFSAALNQGRSLEPYITQLNEIRRAHPSLQQLREVHFHEVDNDDLIAYSRLDPATGDQVLIVCTLDPHAPQEGTIKLDMPALGLDYADVIDVVDEVTDTPYRWGEYNFVRLVPAQHVAHILRLPARTPLI; this comes from the coding sequence ATGACCGGTCGGCTCGGAATCGATGACGTGACGCCGTACGTGGAGACGGGGGACCCGTCGAAGGCCGTCGTCGACGAGGTCGTCCCGATCCGGGCCACGGTCTGGCGCGAGGGCCACGACGCCGTCGCCGCGAACGTCGTGCTCACCCCGCTCGGCCCCGACGGCGAGCCCGGTGAGTCCCGCTACGTCCGGATGCGCCCCGAGGGCACCGGGACCGACCGCTTCGTCGCGTTCGTCGCGCCGGACACCGAGGGCCGCTGGACGTTCCGGGTGGACGCCTGGAGCGACCCGTGGGCCACCTGGCGGTCCGGGATCGAGAAGAAGATCGAGGCCGGCCAGGGCCCCGACGAGCTGGCCAACGACCTGGAGGTCGGCGCCCGGCTGCTGTCCCGGGTCGGCCGCCGCCCGGCCGAGCAGGACACCAGGGACCTGCTGCTCGGTGCCGCCAACGCGCTGCGCGACACCGCCCTGCCGCTGCGCGCCCGGGTCGCCCCCGCCCTGTTCGAGGCCGTCGTCACGATCATGACCGAGCGCCCGGTGCGGGAGCTGATCACGCACGGCCCGCAGCGGGAGATCCACGTCGACCGCCGGCGCGCGCTGTTCGGTTCCTGGTACGAGTTCTTCCCCCGGTCCACCGGCGGCCGCGACGAGACCGGCCGCCCGGTGCACGGCACGCTCGCGACGTCGTCCAAGGAGCTGGACCGGGTCGCGCGGATGGGCTTCGACGTCGTCTACCTGCCGCCGATCCACCCGGTCGGCACGGTGCACCGCAAGGGCCGCAACAACTCCGTGCACGCCGAGCCGGGCGACGTCGGCTCGCCGTGGGCGATCGGCTCGGCCGCGGGCGGGCACGACGCCATTGATCCCGAGCTGGGTGACTTCGCCGACTTCGACGCCTTCGTCGCCCGCGCGAACGAGCTCGGCCTCGACGTCGCGCTGGACCTGGCGCTGCAGTGCGCCCCGGACCACCCGTGGGTCACCGAGCACCCGGAGTGGTTCACCGTGCGCCCGGACGGGACGATCGCCTACGCGGAGAACCCGCCCAAGCGCTACCAGGACATCTACCCGCTGAACTTCGACCGCGACCCGGACGGCATCTACGCCGAGTGCCTGCGGGTGGCCCTGAAGTGGGTCGAGCACGGGGTGACGATCTTCCGGGTCGACAACCCGCACACCAAGCCGCCGAACTTCTGGCACTGGCTGATCTGGGAGATCAAGCGCCGGCACCCGGAGGTGCTGTTCCTGGCCGAGGCGTTCACCCGGCCCGCGCGGCTGTTCGGCCTCGCCCGGCTCGGCTTCTCCCAGTCCTACACGTACTTCACCTGGCGCACGGAGAAGGAGGAGCTGGCCGACTTCGCGACGATGCACGCTGAGCACGCCGACGAGTGCCGGCCGAACGTCTTCACCAACACGCCGGACATCCTGCACGAGTCCCTGCAGACCGGCGGCCCCGCGATGTTCGCGATCCGGGCCACCCTGGCCGCCACGATGTCGCCGACCTGGGGCGTCTACTCCGGCTTCGAGCTGTACGAGGGCACCCCGGTCAAGCCGGGCAGCGAGGAGTACCTGGACTCGGAGAAGTACGAGCTGCGCCCGCGGGACTTCTCCGCGGCGCTGAACCAGGGCCGGTCCCTGGAGCCCTACATCACCCAGCTCAACGAGATCCGGCGCGCGCACCCGTCGCTGCAGCAGCTGCGGGAGGTGCACTTCCACGAGGTGGACAACGACGACCTGATCGCCTACTCCCGGCTCGACCCGGCCACCGGCGACCAGGTCCTGATCGTCTGCACCCTGGACCCGCACGCCCCGCAGGAGGGCACGATCAAGCTGGACATGCCGGCGCTGGGCCTGGACTACGCCGACGTGATCGACGTGGTCGACGAGGTCACCGACACCCCGTACAGGTGGGGCGAGTACAACTTCGTCCGGCTGGTCCCGGCCCAGCACGTGGCGCACATCCTGCGCCTGCCCGCCCGCACGCCGCTGATCTGA
- a CDS encoding ABC transporter ATP-binding protein, producing the protein MTPLLVQEIVDRVTTGRGLASLVLILVGVFLAEALLSAVQSYLLGRTGETVVLHLRRSMVGRLIRWPIATHDRHRTGDLLSRVGADTGAVRTAMANSLSEIVSGTIVAAGSLVIMAVLDPILLALTLGCLLVAVVAIGLVSVRIMIVTMTAQRSLGAVVAGLERALRAVRTVKLSQAEDREDTALRRDLDATYDAGVRQAKLESLLLPATAIAVQGALVLVLAVGGARLATGDLEAGTLIAFLLYLFTLVVPMTGLFAAFTDLQAGRAAFHRVRQVLDEPGDETATPPRRPAGSCTPDTPAVTMAGVSFGYPGREPVLQELSLQLPEFSCTALVGPSGAGKSTVLALLSTLYVPTAGTVELFGRDLGSMGVSESRTLVGYVEQDSPVMAGTVLDNLTYAAPHSTSDDIDRVLELTNLTGFVSRLPDGLRTEVGDGGALLSGGERQRIAVARMLLKHPRLLMLDESTSQMDPENERLLVRTIAGLRAECTTLVVAHRLSTVQDADRIVVLDRGRIVAAGRHTELLRESPLYVHMVRAQFITADA; encoded by the coding sequence GTGACTCCGTTGCTCGTTCAGGAGATCGTCGATCGCGTCACCACCGGTCGTGGGCTGGCCTCGCTGGTCCTCATCCTGGTCGGCGTCTTCCTCGCCGAGGCGCTGCTGAGCGCCGTCCAGAGCTACCTGCTGGGCCGGACGGGTGAGACCGTGGTGCTGCACCTCCGCCGGTCCATGGTCGGACGGCTCATCCGGTGGCCCATCGCGACGCATGACCGACACCGGACCGGTGATCTCCTGTCCAGGGTCGGTGCCGACACCGGCGCCGTCCGGACCGCGATGGCGAACTCGTTGTCCGAGATCGTGTCGGGAACGATCGTCGCAGCGGGCTCGCTGGTCATCATGGCCGTACTGGATCCGATCCTGCTCGCGCTCACACTCGGCTGCCTGCTCGTCGCCGTGGTGGCGATCGGGCTCGTCTCGGTGCGGATCATGATCGTCACGATGACCGCGCAGCGTAGCCTCGGCGCCGTGGTCGCCGGTCTGGAGCGGGCCCTGCGCGCGGTGCGGACCGTGAAACTCAGTCAGGCCGAGGACCGCGAGGACACCGCGCTGCGGAGGGACCTCGACGCGACCTACGACGCAGGGGTCCGCCAGGCGAAGCTCGAATCACTGCTGCTCCCCGCCACCGCGATCGCGGTCCAGGGTGCACTCGTGCTGGTGCTCGCGGTCGGCGGGGCCCGCCTCGCCACGGGCGACCTGGAGGCGGGCACCCTGATCGCGTTCCTGCTCTACCTGTTCACCCTCGTGGTTCCGATGACAGGTCTGTTCGCCGCCTTCACCGACCTGCAGGCGGGCCGCGCCGCATTCCACAGGGTCAGGCAGGTGCTCGACGAACCCGGTGACGAGACGGCCACGCCGCCGCGTCGGCCGGCCGGGTCGTGCACGCCGGACACACCCGCGGTGACCATGGCGGGTGTGTCGTTCGGGTATCCGGGCCGGGAACCGGTGCTGCAGGAACTGTCACTGCAACTCCCCGAGTTCTCGTGCACCGCGCTCGTGGGTCCGTCGGGGGCGGGGAAATCCACCGTCCTGGCCCTCCTCTCCACGCTCTACGTCCCGACTGCCGGGACCGTCGAGTTGTTCGGCCGCGATCTCGGCTCCATGGGAGTGTCCGAGAGCCGTACGCTGGTGGGGTACGTCGAGCAGGACAGCCCGGTCATGGCCGGGACGGTGCTCGACAACCTGACCTACGCTGCGCCACACAGCACCTCGGACGACATCGACCGCGTACTGGAACTCACGAACCTCACCGGGTTCGTCAGCCGTCTTCCCGACGGTCTGCGCACCGAGGTGGGGGACGGCGGAGCGTTGCTCTCCGGTGGCGAACGTCAACGTATCGCCGTCGCCCGGATGCTGCTCAAGCACCCACGGCTGCTGATGCTCGACGAGTCGACCTCACAGATGGACCCCGAGAACGAGCGGCTGCTGGTGCGCACCATCGCCGGGCTCCGTGCCGAGTGCACGACGCTCGTGGTCGCGCACCGGTTGTCCACCGTCCAGGACGCCGACCGGATCGTCGTGCTGGACCGTGGCCGGATCGTCGCCGCAGGACGACACACCGAGCTGTTGCGGGAATCCCCGCTCTACGTGCACATGGTCCGAGCGCAGTTCATCACCGCCGACGCGTGA
- a CDS encoding HARBI1 family protein, giving the protein MLSRLLAEERLRRGTRRGRRALDCDRHAVLVLRWFLDATRVAQLAADNQLSLSSTYRYLHEGIDVLAAAAPGLPGALLAARTAGHTHVHLDGTVIHTDRSRTPGPTPGVDLWWSGKHHVHGGNVQVLTAPDGWPLWTSPVRPGREHDTTCARGHPGLLDAIEDWTDDTHVVLADLGYDGENTRLTCPFKTPTGGGLSVDKRTVNTLHSAVRAVAERGNSLLKTTFKALRRVSFCPWRIGAITAAALVLLHVEHDRTT; this is encoded by the coding sequence ATGTTGTCGCGACTGTTGGCCGAGGAACGCCTCCGGCGCGGGACCCGGCGCGGGCGCCGCGCGCTGGACTGTGACCGCCACGCGGTGCTGGTGCTGCGCTGGTTCCTCGACGCCACCCGGGTCGCCCAGCTCGCCGCCGACAACCAGCTGAGCCTGTCGAGTACCTACCGCTACCTGCACGAAGGCATCGACGTCCTGGCCGCCGCCGCGCCTGGACTGCCCGGCGCGCTGCTCGCGGCCCGCACCGCCGGGCACACCCACGTTCACCTCGACGGCACCGTGATCCACACTGACCGCTCCCGCACTCCCGGACCGACCCCGGGAGTGGATCTGTGGTGGTCGGGCAAGCACCACGTCCACGGCGGGAACGTTCAGGTCCTCACCGCGCCTGACGGGTGGCCGTTGTGGACATCCCCGGTGCGCCCGGGCCGCGAGCACGACACCACCTGCGCCCGCGGCCACCCCGGCCTGCTCGACGCGATCGAGGACTGGACCGACGACACCCACGTCGTGCTCGCCGACCTCGGCTACGACGGTGAGAACACCCGCCTGACCTGCCCGTTCAAGACCCCCACCGGCGGTGGGCTGTCGGTGGACAAGCGCACCGTCAACACGCTGCACTCCGCCGTCAGGGCTGTGGCCGAACGCGGGAACTCCCTGCTCAAGACCACCTTCAAGGCGCTGCGTCGGGTCAGCTTCTGCCCCTGGCGGATCGGCGCGATCACCGCCGCCGCGCTCGTTCTCCTCCACGTCGAGCACGACCGAACCACATGA